A genome region from Populus alba chromosome 5, ASM523922v2, whole genome shotgun sequence includes the following:
- the LOC118030014 gene encoding transcription repressor OFP7, whose amino-acid sequence MAKRSKFRFSRVISFQSCRSKDPSPLPSNPVPSFLRLSPANHNSIIINNLHLPPSQPPSSKPHQHSSIKHHVSSAFTSMGCGFRSKSSTHSLSETDHTKSSQPTENFHWAEEEKYHLVAKLFDDDSTPRRKIYNSSASKDSKNHDVFLPPTNIERKKRSVKKKKRASRIRISTSSADSGLFFSGDENVINVEETETLVSSSRSFSTDSPSEFNPHLETIRQSPFTRKKRGRKAKGGVLKKGTTRRGRKARNSCDGSLSPARLSRLQWLIPCTVEGKLRESFAVVKKSDDPFEDFKRSMMEMILEKEMFEEKDLEQLLHCFLSLNLREHHGVIVQAFCEIWDTLFCRRRRSISSRVSAV is encoded by the coding sequence ATGGCTAAACGTTCCAAGTTCAGATTCTCTCGAGTTATCTCCTTTCAATCTTGCCGTTCCAAAGACCCCTCTCCTCTCCCATCAAATCCTGTTCCTTCATTTCTTAGACTCTCTCCGGCCAACCACAACTCCATCATTATCAACAACCTCCACCTCCCACCATCACAACCGCCTTCTTCCAAACCCCATCAACACTCCTCCATCAAGCACCATGTGTCCTCAGCTTTCACATCAATGGGCTGTGGATTTAGATCAAAATCCTCCACGCATTCCCTCTCTGAAACCGACCACACCAAATCCTCACAACCAACTGAGAATTTCCACTGGGCAGAGGAAGAAAAGTATCACCTTGTGGCCAAACTCTTTGACGACGACTCAACTCCCCGCCGCAAAATTTACAACTCTTCGGCCTCTAAGGACTCTAAAAACCACGACGTTTTTCTCCCTCCGACTAACATAGAGAGGAAAAAACGAAgtgtcaaaaagaagaaaagggctTCAAGGATCCGCATTAGCACTTCTTCAGCTGATAGCGGGTTATTTTTTAGCGGCGACGAAAATGTCATAAACGTGGAAGAAACGGAAACTTTAGTTTCTTCTTCAAGGAGCTTCTCCACTGATTCTCCCTCAGAATTCAATCCCCACTTGGAAACAATACGTCAATCTCCATTTACACGTAAAAAGAGAGGTAGGAAGGCGAAAGGAGGTGTTTTAAAGAAAGGAACAACAAGAAGAGGACGAAAGGCAAGAAATAGCTGCGATGGTTCGTTGTCGCCTGCAAGACTGTCGAGGCTTCAGTGGCTGATACCGTGCACGGTGGAGGGGAAGTTAAGAGAGAGCTTTGCAGTGGTGAAGAAATCAGATGACCCATTTGAGGATTTTAAGAGGTCAATGATGGAAATGATATTAGAGAAGGAAATGTTTGAAGAGAAAGATTTGGAGCAGTTGCTGCACTGTTtcctttctttgaatttaaGGGAGCATCATGGGGTTATTGTTCAGGCTTTTTGTGAGATTTGGGATACTTTGTTttgtagaagaagaagatccaTCTCTTCCAGGGTTTCAGCTGTTTAA